Proteins from one Trichoplusia ni isolate ovarian cell line Hi5 chromosome 9, tn1, whole genome shotgun sequence genomic window:
- the LOC113497164 gene encoding O-acyltransferase like protein-like, protein MIIFYLLCLLTILKNGSIVSAYLEMNLPDSKYVFDKELYESVLDQELCEEQIQFIQANRTDVLIEFMDAGIRTPRGVLTGNLMDLGNYYQCLNINEEIPNSVIEGKYCLIDLPLNQTWPSLPSLPELPDGWPEGWPESWPEDWPQLPWPDTNPRTLKLRAKLAQSLKQYYHQTFMNRMIDGAYENTRSSDAVSSLGFNFQLAVCIPKVCTTHSALNALFNTGDSLINFEERFCRLPDDKAWVAGDYVAISIFSVIGLLVLLSTSYDVYLTRYQAKETKTSSPANKLYLAFSIITNTRRLVTYNPVPGAIECLDGIRSFAMMWVIIGHTFSSLNASGLLANPLDSYEWMTSLKSIWIMAAPITVDTFFMISGLLLVYTAAGKVSSMKLVKNLHLFYLNRLLRMFPVLATTILLQVSIFGRVADGPFMETEMGNVHRCRAFWWSTLLYIQNYLNPEHMCIPHSWYLAIDVQLHILSPIVLVFVLSGKRKLAWGGLVVALLAILTASTTYNFINNFPASSFIFETFEDMQNYMFYYYVNTLTRASPFFVGLIIGYVMHLYRGKTVNLTVIPLTLLWCCAIVITALAVYSPYPLIQPDWDNQVADNLINSFLRPVWAAAIGWMIFACQHGFGGPINWVLNLSPWKVLGRLSYAMYIVHYPLMFVVNSTAIAPIFFTLQFSLFRFLSDFLLTVIVAVIITITIDAPFTIFIKHFMGGGPKKPRTPKVEENAEIEEKQSEP, encoded by the exons atgattattttttatttactctgtTTATTAACCATTTTAAAAAATGGTAGCATCGTTAGTGCTTATCTTGAGATGAATTTACCGGattctaaatatgtttttgataaagAACTTTATGAATCTGTATTGGACCAGGAATTGTGTGAAGAGCAGATACAGTTTATTCAAGCAAATCGTACTgatgttttaattgaat TTATGGATGCCGGCATTCGAACACCAAGGGGTGTGCTCACGGGAAACCTTATGGACCTTGGAAACTACTAccaatgtttgaatattaatgaagaaatacCAAACTCAGTCATAGAGGGGAAATATTGTCTTATTGACCTCCCGCTAAACCAAACATGGCCAAGTCTCCCATCGTTACCTGAACTACCCGATGGCTGGCCTGAAGGTTGGCCTGAAAGTTGGCCTGAAGATTGGCCTCAACTCCCATGGCCTGACACAAACCCAAGAACGTTGAAGTTAAGAGCAAAGCTGGCGCAGAGTCTTAAACAGTACTATCATCAGACATTCATGAATCGCATGATTGACGGAGCTTATGAAAATACTAG GTCTAGTGACGCTGTATCTTCTCTAGGGTTTAATTTCCAGTTAGCAGTGTGCATACCAAAAGTATGCACTACTCATAGCGctttaaatgcattatttaatacTGGAGACAGTCTTATAAACTTTGAAGAGAGATTCTGCCGTCTTCCTGACGACAAGGCTTGGGTGGCTGGTGATTATGTTGCTAT ttcaaTATTTTCGGTTATCGGTCTCCTCGTTTTACTGAGTACGTCGTATGATGTCTATCTCACTCGCTATCAAGCAAAAG aaaccAAAACTTCAAGCCCAGCCAACAAGTTGTACCTTGCTTTCTCTATCATCACAAACACTCGTCGCCTCGTGACGTATAATCCAGTGCCCGGTGCCATCGAATGCTTGGATGGCATCAGATCCTTTGCTATGATGTGGGTCATCATTGGCCACACGTTCTCATCTCTTAACGCAAGTGGTCTTCTGGCAAATCCTTTGGATTCTTACGAG TGGATGACATCTTTAAAATCCATCTGGATTATGGCAGCTCCGATCACAGTGGACACGTTCTTCATGATAAGCGGACTTTTACTTGTGTATACCGCTGCAGGAAAAGTCTCAAGCA TGAAATTAGTCAAAAATCTTCATCTGTTCTACCTAAACCGTCTACTTCGAATGTTCCCCGTATTGGCTACGACAATACTTCTCCAAGTTTCGATATTCGGTCGAGTAGCTGATGGACCGTTCATGGAAACAGAAATGGGTAACGTGCATAGGTGTAGAGCCTTCTGGTGGTCTACTTTGCTGTATATCCAGAACTACTTGAACCCCGAACACATG TGCATACCCCACTCTTGGTACCTGGCTATAGATGTCCAACTCCACATTCTCTCGCCAATTGTATTAGTATTTGTGCTGTCGGGAAAACGAAAGCTTGCCTGGGGCGGGCTCGTGGTTGCCTTGCTGGCGATATTAACTGCTTCGACCACCTATAACTTTATCAACAACTTCCCAGCATCGTCATTTATATTTGA AACTTTTGAGGACATGCAAAACTATATGTTCTACTACTACGTCAACACATTGACTAGAGCATCTCCTTTCTTCGTTGGATTAATTATTGGATACGTCATGCATCTGTACCGCGGAAAGACAGTGAATTTAACCGTA ATCCCCTTAACCCTGTTATGGTGTTGCGCAATTGTGATAACGGCCCTTGCTGTGTATAGCCCATACCCGCTCATACAGCCCGATTGGGACAACCAAGTAGCTGATAACTTGATTAATTCCTTCCTGAGACCAGTATGGGCTGCAGCTATCGGATGGATGATCTTTGCTTGTCAACATGGGTTTGGTG GTCCCATCAACTGGGTGCTGAATCTATCTCCATGGAAAGTGCTAGGACGCCTTTCGTATGCGATGTACATAGTGCACTATCCCCTAATGTTCGTAGTGAACTCTACAGCCATCGCTCCTATATTTTTCACATTGCAGTTTAGT TTATTCCGGTTCCTTTCGGACTTCTTGCTGACTGTCATAGTAGCGGTTATAATAACGATTACGATTGACGCACCATTTACAATCTTCATCAAACACTTTATGGGAGGTG GACCAAAGAAACCACGAACTCCGAAAGTTGAAGAAAACGCTGAAATTGAGGAAAAGCAGTCAGAACCTTGA